The Haloarcula sp. CBA1127 genomic interval GGACCCAGACAGATCAGAATGGGAACTTCGAGATGACTGTTCCCTACTCGACCACTGGGTACGACGACTGGGGGACTGACGAGGGCTACACGAACGTGAGCGTCCGTGCCGAGACCCAGTATCAGTTCAGCGCAGTCGGGGCTAACAACGGCACCCGGACCGGCTTTACCGGCGCGACCGAGGTCACTGAAGGGCAGGTCATCGGCCAGGACGCCGCCGCCGCAACCGTCGAACTGGAACCGGTAACGATTCAGCAGGGCAATGGGACCAGCGGTGAATCGCGCGCACCGATGACCGAAGGCGCAGCTGAAGCGGGCGCATAGCGGAGTCCCAGCGGTCGTTCGCTGGCTGACCGATGTTTGATCTGCCCGAGACTCTTTGTAGGATTCCGTCAGCGGAGTACGTTCTAACGGCGACACCCTACCAGTCAAAAAGTCGATAGCAGCGGAGCGGCGAACTCACTCGGCCAGCGGATTGAACGTGCCGTTGATGTCCCACTCGTGGAGACAGTGTGGGTCGCCGGACTGTTTGGTGCCGTCGTCGGTGACGATACGCCAACTGTGTTGGTCCGGGTCCCACTCGTCGACCCGCCCACACCGCTCACATTCGCGTTTGCGTGGGGTGACGATTTCAGCCATATCTGGTGCAAGCGCGTGGGTGATTATCAGGCTGCCGGTCCCTGACTGGTCCATCGGAACGATTCACAGCCGACGACGTGAGAGTGCTGCACCGACGCTGACGCTAGGTAGTGCAACCGCTGCAGTGCTTAAAAGTCCGGGAGGTCGTCCGCGTCGACCTCCTCCGCTTCCCAATCGAGGTACTCGTCGGCCAGTACCTCGCAGACGACCTGGCCGAATTCGGTCAGTCCGGCATTGATACCTGAAACAGTGCCCCATGAGTCGATGTCCGGATGGATCTCCCGCTCACGCCAGTCCTCGGGCAGGCCCGGGGCGTGGTAGCCGACACGACCTGCAAATGAGTCCCAGAAGAAATCGAACTCTTCGATGAGCCCCAGATCCGTGACAATCTTCCACTGGTCGGAATCGAGCGACGCGTCCGTGGCCCATTCTTCAAACGCGTCCGTCCACGCGCCCTCGTCGAGGGCCTCGGCGAGCTCCTCACGTCGGTATTCGTCGCCCTGTACCTCCGCGTCATCGTACTCGTCGGCAGCGACGCCGGTGGACAGCTCCGGGCGCTCCGGCGTCTCGACATCGAGTGTCATAATCGTGGTACGTGGTGGAGCCGAATAAAGCTCATACTGTTGGCTGCTCCTTCCTGACGGTATTCCCACTCCGTGGTGCAATACCTTTCACGTGACCACAGCAGACAGTATCAGCGGTTCGCTTCCCCGTCAAGGGCGCGCTGTCGCAGTTGTTCACCGCGCTCAGTCTCGGTCGTCACGTCGGGGACAGGAACCGGGTTCCTGTCCTCGTCGACTGCGACGTACACCGAGTACGACTCCGCTGTCGACTCTGTCTCGCCGGTTCTGAGGTTCTCTCGGGCGACTCGGAGCCGAACTTTGACACTCGTTTCGCCAGTGTCGTAGACGAACGCTTCAATGAGAGCCGTGTCACCGACAGGTATCGGCCGCTTGAAGTTCACCTGGTCCATCCGCGCGGTAACGCAGGTTTCGCCGGCAAAGCGCATCGCCGACATCGCCCCGAGTTCGTCCATCCACTTCAGTACGTTTCCCCCGTGGGTCGAACCCAGGTGGTTCGAATGGTTGGGCTGGACCATCCAGCGGTTCTCGATATAGGTTTCCAGTACCGTTGGCATGGCGCGAGGTTGGCCAGCACCGGGGTTGAGTCTGTCGAACGGAGTTCGAAAAGGTGACTATGCCGAAACGTACTGCGCTTCCCACTCTTTCCGGGCATCGAGTTCGCGCTGGCCACGCTTGGTCAGCGTGTAAAAGTTCGTTCGGCGGTCGCGTTCGCCCTTCTCGATGAGTGCCTTCTCGACGAGCGTGTCAAGGTTCGGATACAGTCGGCCGTGGTTGACCTCGCTCTCGTAGTAGTTTTCGAGCTCTTCCTTGATTGCTAACCCGTGGGGCTCGTCAAGGCCTGCAATGACGTACAGCAGGTCCCGCTGGAATCCAGTCAGGTCATACATCTTATATCCGATACAGTTTGACCCTGTACATATCAGTCTTTTGAATCGGCAAATATATTGCGCATTTACAAATCCCGCCACTGTCCAGTAGTTACCACGGCATCTGTGGCTGTATTAACACGAGAGTCGCTAATAGCTTCGCCGCGTAACGGGAACATACAATGCCGCAAACATGATTTCGGCCGCCGTTTCTCGGCAGTCACCCGGACCCGACAAGGGTAAAGGAAACGAATGTGTAACGCGGGTGATGACCGAACACGCGGAGTCGGCGGCAGACGAGTTCCCGGAACCGTCAGGAGCGGGACGCGTCGATGTCGTCGGAACCGCTCACGTTTCCGAGCACAGCGTCACGGAAGTGGAATCAGCGATTGAGGAATCCGAGCCCGATATCGTCGCCGTCGAGCTTGACGAGGGGCGCTATCGGCAAATAAAGGGCGAAACGCCAGACGACCTCGATGCAAGCGACCTCCTGCGCGGGAACACCGTCTTTCAGTTCCTCGCGTACTGGATGCTGTCGTACATCCAGACCAGACTGGGCGACCGCTTCGATATCGAGCCGGGTGCGGACATGAAAGCGGGCATCGACACCGCCGAACGACTCGGCCTCGGCGTTGCACTCGTCGACCGGGACATTCAGACGACCGTCCAGCGGTTCTGGGCGCGGTTGACGGCCGTCGAGAAGCTCAAACTGGTCGGCAGTCTCGCGGCCGAGATGGGGCCGCCGTTGACCGTCGGACTGACCGTCGGTTCTGTCTTTGGCGGGCTGTTTGCGGTCGTCGCCGGGGCCTTCGGTGGTCCGTTTATCGTCCCGAGCGGAGCGCTTTCAGTTCTGCCGGGCGGCCTCGGTGGGACGGTCGAGGGTCTCCTCGATACGCTGTTGCTCATCTGTGTTGCCGCGGCCGGTATCGGGGTGCCTATCGCCGCACTGCTAGTCCGGTTCCGCGGTGAAGCCGATGTCGAGGAGTTCGACATGGAGAAACTGACCGATACCGACGTGGTCAGTGCGATGATGGAAGAGTTCCGTCAGTTCTCCCCCGGCGGCGCGGAGGCGCTCATCGACGAACGCGACGCATTCATCGCCCACCGACTTATCGCCCTCCGCGAGGCCGGCTATCACGTCCTCGCTGTCGTCGGAGCCGGCCACCGTGAGGGGATTCAGGGCTATCTCGACAACCCGGAGACGCTCCCGCCGATGGAGTCGCTCACCGGAACCGAGGGTGGCCGGCGAGTCTCGCTGTACAAACTCGTCGGCTACGGCTTCGGCGTCGTCTTTCTCGTCTTCTTCGGCCTGCTCATCCTTGGCGGCGCAAGCCAGGCCGTCCTACTGCAGTTGTTCGTCGCGCTGGTCGCCGTCAACGCCGTGCTGGCCGGTGGGCTGGCGAAGGTGGCCGGCGCACACTGGTCAAGTGCGGCCGCCGCCGGCGCGTTCGGCTGGCTGACGAGCCTGTTTCCGCTGCTCGCGGCCGGCTGGTTCGCGGGCTACGTCGAACTACGGTACATCTCCGTCAATATCAGCGATATCGCGACGCTCAATGAGATACTCAACGACCAGGAATCACCGGTGATGGACCTTGTCAGCCGGATGCGTGCGGTACCGCTGTTTCGGTTGATCCTCGTCGTCGCGCTGACGAACGTCGGCAGCGCAATCGCCTCCTACGTCGTGTTCCCGGTGTTGATCCCATACATCTCGTCGGACATCGGCGGGATGCAGGGCGTCTCGCGCCTGCTCTGGCAGGGTGTCGACGAAGGAACACAAATACTTCTGGGGTTCCTCTAATGGCGGGTCGCCGACAGCGAACCACCACGGAGCGAACTATCGGTGGCCTCAGCTTCAGCCAGCGCGAACTCCGGGACCTCCTCGTCGCCTGGCTTGCACTCGGACTGGCGTTTACGTTCTTCCTCGAACGACAGTTCCGCCGCATCGTTTTCGGCCAGTTCGGCGGCCTCTCGGGTGCCGAAATCGCCAGCACATTCGCGGTCAGCCTGCTGACGGTTGGCGTTGGTTTTCTATTGCACGAACTGGCTCACAAGGTCGTTGCTGTCCGCTTTGGTCAGATTGCCGCGTTTAAGGCCGATTACCGGATGCTCGGATTCGCAGTCCTGGGTGGCCTCGTCGGCTTCCTGTTTGCCGCACCGGGGGCAGTCGTTCACCGCGGCCGCCTCACGGCGAAGCAACACGGTCTCATTGCCGTCGCCGGACCGGTGACGAACCTCGCGCTGGCTGTTGTGTTCCTCGTCCCGTTCGTCGCGGCACTGCTGTCGGGCACGGGTGGCTTCCTCTGGGAAGTCGCCCGGATGGGCCTGCAGATCAATCTCCTGCTCGCCGGCTTCAACATGCTGCCCTTCGGCCCGCTTGACGGCCGAACGGTCCGAAAATGGAGCACGCCGGTGTTTCTCGCCGTCGCGGTGCCATCGATTCTGCTCGCGATAATCGGATTGCTGTTCCTCCCTCAGATGCCCTGACTGAAGACGGTACTTGAGCCCAACCCATAGCCGGTTGGTCATCCAGTATGGGTGGGGCTGAAAGGGGCCGTTTTCTTGGCGAACCTCGGCGACGCAAGCACCTACTGGAGCGCAGCGAGCCGCGGGAGTCAAGAGAACGGGGGCTTTCTGGCTGTTCACACACTTGTTCTTTTTATCAAACACCGTTTCCTGCGCCGGAACGACGCTCTTTTGCCCCCGCCACGCACGCTCTCGGGTATGACCGACAGTGAGTCCGAGGCTGACGACGCCGACAGCGAGGAGGGACTGACCTACGCAGAAACCGGTGTGGATATCGACGCCAGCGAGGCGGCGACGAAGGCGCTCATCGGCGCGGCCGGCGAATTCGAGGGCGACTACGCGGGCCTTGTCGACATCGGCGACCAGTACCTCGCGCTCGCAACGGACGGCGTCGGCACCAAACTCCTCGTCGCCGAGGCTGTCGACGACTACTCGACTATCGGCATCGACTGCATCGCGATGAACGCCAACGACCTCATCGCGACTGGTGTCGAGCCGGTCGCCTTCGTTGATTACCTCGCAGTCGAAACGCCCGACGAGGAGACGAGCGAGGACATCGGTGCGGGGCTCCGAACGGGAGCCGAGCGGGCCGGCGTGGCGCTCGTCGGCGGCGAAACCGCCGTAATGCCGGATGTCATCAAGGGGCTGGACATCGCCGGGACCTGTGCCGGACTGGCACCGAAAGACGCTGTCTTCCCCGGCGAGGCCGAACCCGGTGACGCCATCGTCGGCTGGCCGTCCTCTGGGATTCACTCCAACGGGCTCACGCTCGCGCGCGAGGCGGTCACGCAGGACCACGAGTACACTGACCCGTTCCCGCCGAACCCCGACAGGACCATCGCCGAGGAACTGCTGACGCCGACCCGGATCTACAGCGAGGTGCTTGAGCCGCTCCGAGCCAGTGAGGCGCACGCGGCCGCACACGTCACTGGCGGCGGCTGGACCAACCTCACGCGGATGGGGAGTCACCGGTACGAGATCACGGACCCCTTCGAGGCCCAGCCCGTCTTCGAGTTCGTTCAGGCGGAAGGCGAGGTCTCTGACGAAGAGATGCACCGGACGTTCAACATGGGCACTGGATTCGTCGCTGCGGTCCCCGAAGCCGACGCTGACGAGATCGTCGCCGACAGCGAGGACGCTCGCGTGATCGGTGAAGTGGCTAGCGGGGACGAGGCAGTCGCGATCCGAAATCTCGAACTCACCGAGTAAGTGATTGGGAGCGCTGACAGAATCCGGTCAGGCAGGATCAGGCGGACAGGATGTCTTTGCCGGCTGTCTCCTCCGCGATCCGTATCTGGAGCGCCTGCCGGATGTGGTATCTGGCCGCCTCGCTTTCGGCGTTCTCAAGTGCCTTTTCGAGTTCGGCATACAGTGGGTCGCTGGGATTGGGCATGTGAGTAGGTCTTTCATTAGTGAGAATAGACATATACCCCTGACACTGTTTTCAGTATTAAGCCCCTCCTACGGGTAGTACGCGGCCACTATCGCAGTTCGCGCTTCTGAGAATTAGAGTTAGCTGACCGTACGCGCGATGTCCGCTTCAGTTATGACACCGATAGTTTCCCCGTCTTCAACAACCATCACAGCGGCATTGTGGTTCAGGTAAGCGTCGACTTCGTCGATGGGTGCGTCGGGTTCGACGGTCGCGATCGACTCGTTCATCACTTCAGCCACTGGAAGGTCGCCCACATTTTCTTCGGGCCGCTGGCGGATGTCGGAGTTGCCGATGAGCCCCTGTGGTGCCCCGTCTCGGATGACGGGGACCTGCGAGTACCCTTTCTCGTCCATCACGGCCTTCGTCTGGTGGACGGAATCGTCGGGCGCGACGCCAACAACGGGAGAGTTCATCAGGTCGCGGGCCTTGATGATGCCGCCTTCGGCCTCCTCCAGTGCAGTCACGATCCGACGGAGTGTCGACAGCCGCGGGTCCACGTCACCACCTTCGATACGAGCGATAAGGGGCTGAGAGACGTCAGCCCGCTCCGCCAGTTCGCTCTGGGTCAGCCCAAGTTCGTTGCGGCGCTCCCGCAGGTCCTGTGGCGTCGGTAAGTCCATATCCG includes:
- a CDS encoding site-2 protease family protein produces the protein MAGRRQRTTTERTIGGLSFSQRELRDLLVAWLALGLAFTFFLERQFRRIVFGQFGGLSGAEIASTFAVSLLTVGVGFLLHELAHKVVAVRFGQIAAFKADYRMLGFAVLGGLVGFLFAAPGAVVHRGRLTAKQHGLIAVAGPVTNLALAVVFLVPFVAALLSGTGGFLWEVARMGLQINLLLAGFNMLPFGPLDGRTVRKWSTPVFLAVAVPSILLAIIGLLFLPQMP
- a CDS encoding TraB/GumN family protein, whose product is MTEHAESAADEFPEPSGAGRVDVVGTAHVSEHSVTEVESAIEESEPDIVAVELDEGRYRQIKGETPDDLDASDLLRGNTVFQFLAYWMLSYIQTRLGDRFDIEPGADMKAGIDTAERLGLGVALVDRDIQTTVQRFWARLTAVEKLKLVGSLAAEMGPPLTVGLTVGSVFGGLFAVVAGAFGGPFIVPSGALSVLPGGLGGTVEGLLDTLLLICVAAAGIGVPIAALLVRFRGEADVEEFDMEKLTDTDVVSAMMEEFRQFSPGGAEALIDERDAFIAHRLIALREAGYHVLAVVGAGHREGIQGYLDNPETLPPMESLTGTEGGRRVSLYKLVGYGFGVVFLVFFGLLILGGASQAVLLQLFVALVAVNAVLAGGLAKVAGAHWSSAAAAGAFGWLTSLFPLLAAGWFAGYVELRYISVNISDIATLNEILNDQESPVMDLVSRMRAVPLFRLILVVALTNVGSAIASYVVFPVLIPYISSDIGGMQGVSRLLWQGVDEGTQILLGFL
- a CDS encoding CBS domain-containing protein, with the translated sequence MDLPTPQDLRERRNELGLTQSELAERADVSQPLIARIEGGDVDPRLSTLRRIVTALEEAEGGIIKARDLMNSPVVGVAPDDSVHQTKAVMDEKGYSQVPVIRDGAPQGLIGNSDIRQRPEENVGDLPVAEVMNESIATVEPDAPIDEVDAYLNHNAAVMVVEDGETIGVITEADIARTVS
- the purM gene encoding phosphoribosylformylglycinamidine cyclo-ligase, which codes for MTDSESEADDADSEEGLTYAETGVDIDASEAATKALIGAAGEFEGDYAGLVDIGDQYLALATDGVGTKLLVAEAVDDYSTIGIDCIAMNANDLIATGVEPVAFVDYLAVETPDEETSEDIGAGLRTGAERAGVALVGGETAVMPDVIKGLDIAGTCAGLAPKDAVFPGEAEPGDAIVGWPSSGIHSNGLTLAREAVTQDHEYTDPFPPNPDRTIAEELLTPTRIYSEVLEPLRASEAHAAAHVTGGGWTNLTRMGSHRYEITDPFEAQPVFEFVQAEGEVSDEEMHRTFNMGTGFVAAVPEADADEIVADSEDARVIGEVASGDEAVAIRNLELTE
- a CDS encoding HEWD family protein; the protein is MAEIVTPRKRECERCGRVDEWDPDQHSWRIVTDDGTKQSGDPHCLHEWDINGTFNPLAE
- a CDS encoding PadR family transcriptional regulator: MYDLTGFQRDLLYVIAGLDEPHGLAIKEELENYYESEVNHGRLYPNLDTLVEKALIEKGERDRRTNFYTLTKRGQRELDARKEWEAQYVSA
- a CDS encoding acyl-CoA thioesterase, which gives rise to MPTVLETYIENRWMVQPNHSNHLGSTHGGNVLKWMDELGAMSAMRFAGETCVTARMDQVNFKRPIPVGDTALIEAFVYDTGETSVKVRLRVARENLRTGETESTAESYSVYVAVDEDRNPVPVPDVTTETERGEQLRQRALDGEANR